GAGAAGGCCGGCGCCCCCGACCTGTGGGACGACCCCGAGGCGGCGCAGAAGGTCACCAGTGCCCTGAGCCACCGCCAGTCCGACCTCGCCCGGATTATCGGCATCGAGCGCCGACTCGATGACCTCGAGGTGCTCGTCGAGATGGCCAACGAAGCCGGCGACGAGGACTCCGCGAAGGAGGCGCAGGACGAACTGACTGCCCTGCAGAAGACCCTCGGCGACCTCGAAGTGCAGACCCTGCTCGACGGCGAGTACGACGCCCGGCCCGCCGTGGTCACCATCCGCGCCGGCGCCGGTGGGGTGGATGCCGCAGACTTCGCCGAAATGCTGCTGCGGATGTACCTGCGCTGGGCCGAACAGCACAATTACCCGGCGACGGTGATGGACACCAGCTACGCCGAAGAAGCCGGCATCAAGAGCGCCACCTTCGAGGTGGATGCCCCATACGCGTTCGGCACCCTCAGCGTCGAAGCCGGCACCCACCGCCTGGTGCGGATGTCACCGTTCGGCGCCGCCGGCAAGCGGCAGACCAGCTTCGCCGCGGTCGAGGTCATTCCGCTCATGGAGGAGGCCGAGCAGACCGACATTCCCGACTCCGACATCCGGGTCGACGTGTTCCGGTCATCCGGCCCCGGCGGCCAGTCGGTGAACACCACCGACTCCGCGGTGCGCCTCACCCACCTGCCGACCGGCATTGTCGTGTCGATGCAGAACGAGAAGAGCCAGATCCAGAACCGCGCCGCCGCGATGCGGGTGCTGCAGTCCCGCCTGCTGCTGTTGCAGAAAGAGCAGGAGGCGGCGACCAAGAAGGAACTCGCCGGCACCATCACCGCCAGCTGGGGCGACCAGATGCGCAGCTACGTGCTCGCGCCGTACCAGATGGTCAAGGACCTGCGCACGAACCACGAGGTCGGCAACCCCAGCCACGTCTTCGATGGTGACATCGATGGGTTCATCGCCGCGGGCATCCGCTGGCGCAAGCAGGACAAGGACTAACGC
The Diaminobutyricimonas sp. LJ205 genome window above contains:
- the prfB gene encoding peptide chain release factor 2, which codes for MIDLDISDQIAQLRSTFTDIRAVIDVPRLEAEIADLSEKAGAPDLWDDPEAAQKVTSALSHRQSDLARIIGIERRLDDLEVLVEMANEAGDEDSAKEAQDELTALQKTLGDLEVQTLLDGEYDARPAVVTIRAGAGGVDAADFAEMLLRMYLRWAEQHNYPATVMDTSYAEEAGIKSATFEVDAPYAFGTLSVEAGTHRLVRMSPFGAAGKRQTSFAAVEVIPLMEEAEQTDIPDSDIRVDVFRSSGPGGQSVNTTDSAVRLTHLPTGIVVSMQNEKSQIQNRAAAMRVLQSRLLLLQKEQEAATKKELAGTITASWGDQMRSYVLAPYQMVKDLRTNHEVGNPSHVFDGDIDGFIAAGIRWRKQDKD